The sequence aataacacTCCCAAGTTATCAATGTAATAGATTTTTTGCCgtagatgtcagaaaatgttattCTAGGaatctgcatgtttgtgtcttCTCTACAGGCCTCCTAAGTTTGAAGATATAATCAGCAATTTATCGACGTTTTACATTTGCTGATGTTTATGCAGAGTTTGACTTGCAGCTAAAAAATATTCTGAGGGTATTTGAtgatttttcaaatatttcataTGTAAGGAGACTTtcctgaaaatatataaaactccATGCTGAGCTTAACCAGACACCCAACTGGAAAATGGAATTTGAGAATATCTTCAGTCCAATAACTCCCAGTGCAAACAAAGCCAGTGCTGAAGTTCCAGTGGTTTAATTGGAGGGATCATAGCACCATCCCCTTATTGGAGTTTCATCTATTTCACCGTCTGGGTTATGGgtttatttatattacattaagTCTTGTATAGATCCCATTTAAAAGCAGTCAAGTAAAAGTGAATGATGTTGATTCACCTGAGCCATTTTGATCTCATTTTGACTTCAGTTATTGAATGTCAGACCACTTCTCCCTAAGTAACAAGCACCAtgcataataaaaatatttaataaaagcaGCATTGCTTCATTGGACCAGCTCCCTGAGCACTGATCtttgaaaacatgacatttaccGAGAAGGCAGAAAACACTCTCAGCTACTTTCTCTAAAGGCAAATTGGCCCCATTTGGTTTTACCCAACAGTTTAAAGTTGGACCATCATAGACCTTAAAATCATGTACATGATGTCTGCTGAGGCCAAGTAGAGCCACAAGCATTTGTGCAAGGAGCTTGGTCTAAAGGGAgcagtggtgaaagaagtattcagatcctttacttaagtaaaagtactggtGAAACAATGCAATACTCCATTACATGTAGACGTCCTTCATTCAGATCCCTACTTAAGTATAtcaagtacagaagtattatcagcaacatatacttaaagtatcaaaagtaaaagcacTCGTTCTGCAGCAAAATTGCCCCTCTAACTGATATATTGTCACATATTATTAGGCTTTTAACACTTATGCATCCAtgtataagcagcattttactgttgtagacAGTCAATGTGGAGctaatttatttactttatatacagGAGGGCCCCTCCAGTGGGTCACAGGATAAATCTAGGGGGtctttaaaatctaaaaaaaaaaacattggctTTTTAagcagattaaaaataaaaacagacacaacagaccACCTGAAACATATCCAGTCCAGCTAACTCATTAAGCCCGATGTGATACTGCTGACCAGGCGTCTGTGCTCCAGGTTAAAGAGTTGCTGCTGGCGTGTGCACACACCTTATTTGTGCTCTTGGATCTTGGTCTTTCATTCCCGAAAGGGTCTGAACCTGACGTTTTCTGCTCTGGTTTCTTTCAGTGGACACTGCTGGTGCACCACCTCAGCAGGTGACTTTTACAGAGCTCTTACTATTAGCTTTGTTTGCACGTGTCTTTGGACACCCCTCCGTGAAACTTTTAGGACGGCAGCTCCCCAAAGACCGCTTTTGTTCTCTGGTCGGCTGCTGAGTTAATCTTAGGTTgtagctgtgtgtttttacaagCAGCAAACCTTTAGAGGAAGAGAACAGgggtttttttcttgtctttttttttgccttatcCTGTATTCAGCTCTGGCACGCAAAGCCCAACCTCTACCTAAGTAGAGTGAGCAAGTGGAAAGCATCATCACACGGTTTGGAAAGGATAAAAGGAGGATTATTACATTGAGCCAGTAAAGCACTTCTTAAAGTTTTTCTGTCAAAGTGCCCTTAGAGAGACATTTGGCCACGGATGCTCATTTGAGGGCTTTAATTTGAGGGAAAAGGACCATTTCAATTAATTTACTGCAGAGCAGTGATGTCTTAAGGTGGGCAGATAATGATGAAGCCAAAcctatatttttttctgtcactgttcTAACTGTTCAGTGAAATTAGTAACAGTGATGTTGACAAGATTTTGATAGTCCGGGGAAACATAAGGAGGATCCTGGCTGGGAGATAATGTGGTTAGTAGTGTGTGGtgacattaataaattatttcagGTCACATCAAATGGAACAATATGGGAAGCAGCGCCGCACAGTTTGAATCTTTTAAATTGGAAACAGTGCAGGACCACCTTCAGTCAGTATCATATCCGAACAGCCTGGCCCATCTGGGGGTGCATTAAAGGATCTCGTAAATTGGGGGTTTTGGATCATCCCCCACCTACTTCTTTACAGCAAATAAGTTACATGTTCAGACAGGCTCAGACTGTCCCTCTGCTCCTCCAGTACCCCCAACATCCATTATGATTAATAGAGGCAAATGCCAATTTAAAGGACCGGTTGTACCAGCTTGATCTTTTGTAAGATATTACCCAACTAACTTTAAAGGGGCACTTCACCAATTTTTCACATTGAGTTCAGTTTATTCATCACAAGAAGTACTGGGCACAGCCTGGGAAAACAgatgtataatgtcttctgtgtcCCTGGACTGAGTGCTCCAAAGTGTGAGAAAACAACCCCGGTGATGTCATCGGGGTTATCTCAGCTTTGGTTTGgagatttttaaaatcttacaacaaaaaaataaaattctatAACAGAAAGCATGCATAACAAACTGAGGGTGTGGAGTTTAAAAGACATGGGTGTTTACCAGGCGAagagggtctaatgaaagatgctattaagttgcatcatgggaaatgagTACCCCTTTAAAGTGGACACCACACGCAGTCAACATTCTGGCATGACGGTGATGTGCTCCAGGTATAGATTAGAGAATAAGTGCTTATATAGCAGACTAGGGATGGCTCTTgaatattgtaaaaaataaaaatggtaaaTTGGTGAAATGCACAGCACCAATCACACTCAGTAATCAGGAGAAGCTGGTTGAACCCGTGGAAATTAAGTTTAGACTGAACACACGATGACCAGGATTTCCAAAAGCTATACTGGCAGCAGCTTCATGACTTCAGATGAGgttaaatacactttttattcacaagtaaaaatattaacagcaaacattcaaaacacaaactCTGCATTTGTTATACTAGCAAGCTGTTGCGTTTATGGGCCTGCGCTGTCTGGGCCTGTTGATCATCTACATCAGTCTGACTGGTGATGTACAATATATAAGCTACCGGGCAGATGTAAGAAAATATCAGAATGAAAAGCAATCAGGTCAATTAAAATCCACTGCTGCTGTCCTCCTGTGTAACTTACTGGTTTCTGTTGGGGGTgttggaggaagaagaggagggggggactGTTTAAGCACAAAGTCATTGATTGTCACAGCAGAGGAAAGCGCTGCTGGGGCTCCAGAGCGGCTATGTGTTGCATGCCTCAGCGGGGAAAATGTCTTCGTATGCAGGCGGCAGTTCACTGGGGAGCGGGTAGGAGAAAGGGAAGCAATGATTGAGCTCCGGGTCCGTGGGCGAGTATCCCGGCAGCTCGATTGACGGGTGTCCCCCGCACTGCACTTCTGCACCTGTCTCgtcaaacatattaaaaacaccCAAATTGATGTAAGACACCGGCTGGAAATCCGCCAAGGAGCAGTCCCGCTCCTCTCTGAAGATGATCGCCCCGGTGCTCTGCCTCTGAGACTGTCTGCTCCTAGAAAACTGCGCTGTTTTGTACCTTTTGATGATCACCAGGTTGATGAGCCCGAGGAGGCACTCCAAGGTGCTGAGAACAGTGGAGATGACCAGACTCCGCTGGTAATCCCTCAGCTGCTCGCAGGCAGGGTTCACAACCACAGAGTGGAAGCAGTAATGGGAATATTTCCTCTCCACCAGAGAAGCCGTGTCCCCGTCCACTACCGCGCCGGAGAAGGCGGTGAGGACTCCCAACAAGAAGACCACAACACCGAGGAGAAAGAAATTCCTGCAGCCGGGTTTCTCCATGCAACAGAGCAGCGCGGTGCCCAGCAGGACCTGCCCGATTCCCACAAATAGCCCGGAGTAGAAAGCCCCGGCCGCGGCGCCGAGGTGGAAATGCGCTTTCACCGTAGATCCCAGCGAGACGCATCTTAATCCAACGACAACTTCGCTCAGGGCGCACACGAAGAGGAGGGTGCTGGAGAAGACGGTGCACAGTCCTTTCCCACTCAACTTCATTATATTCCACCTCTGCCGCTCTCGATCCCTCTCCCCCCTTCTTCATCCTCCTTCGTCCTCTCCTCCGTCTCCTCTGGAAGCACTCTCACATTGGGACATCATCTGCCGGTGACTCCTCCGGTTCAGAGCGGGCGATCCGCGCCGCTGTGGCGTCTCTCTCGCATCCCCGCCGCTTTACCaggaatatataaataattaatgcCTGGAACGCGTTCCTGTTTGCACTTATCGATAATCCATACACAACCAATGATCACTTTACCCCCAGATCACCTAACTGCCCATCAGCAGCATCAGACTCGTGAAGCACTCTCAAAAAGCaccaaaagttttttttttcccccttttttctctctctctcctcctgaaGAGAGAGTCTCGTTTGCAGTCCGCCAAGTCGCCAGATTGAATAGTGTGTGGCGTTTTGTGGCAGGGGAAGGAGGCGGCTGCTAGAGCCCGAGATTCTTGAGGGTCCTGTGGACCAATGACCAATGACCCACAGGCCTTCAAATCACTGCTGCACTCCTACAGGGACTTTAAATGTCTCTAATGCGCCCCGCTGTAACTTTATGTTATGTTAAACGGAAAGGTGGGGAAACGACTTCTGGTTGGTGATCAAGAAAAGAGCCGCCAACAGAAACAGAATTCATTGGCTTTCAGGAACATTCATTTCTTCACACACCCTTAAAGACATTAGCCGTCCCAGGTACCAGTGACTTTGGTACCAGTGACTGTGAGGCAGCTCATGTCATTTGTACTGGTGGTAAACATTCCTGCCAATAAAAAAGGTGGATAACCTGTGTTTTGGTGGAATCAAATTTCGATAACACGAAGATATGATATGAGTTGCCATGATATGTCTGCGTCATCCTTGCATAATTTTCTCATAAGGGTTGTTGTTTGTCAGGTGGATCTTTCTGGAAACCATAAACAAAAGCATATAATAGAGGAGGAAACAGTAGCGTTGAGTGTGTGGAGGCTGTgcgctgtccgtggtgctgaaaccTCCAGCCCGGGCCAGATGGCAGCTGATTGGACTCCTCAACATCTTCCCTTTCAGTAAAACCCCCCAAAATACATCGAGTGTTTATGACTGCAGGAGAAACTATACTTCTCACGTTTTATTTAGCACAGAATCAATAACCTGTTGTGTAGGTGGAGACATAAgtggtgtctgtttgtttttgtttggggtttcgtttttttttgctcaatatTAAAATGACCTTGATATGATGAAGATTCTGGGGGCAACAGGCAattagagagaaaacaaaagaaataaaagtatCACAAAAGGCTCATTATTGTTCAGAGAAATTCTTTTTAGTTCCAAAATCAATGTAGGACATGCCGAGTGAGTCATCAAAATGCTGTAATGCCTAACAGAAGCTCATACAGCCCACAGTctaaaagtaaatgtttgagTGTGAAGTCCAATATGTTCCCtgttaaaagacaaatacaGGCAGATGAAGGGGATATTCCATAAATCACTGTAATTAGAGCctcttaaaaaacatttcagacatACAGAGATTTTATATTGTTACAAAGTTCATATTTGGTCTTCAGCTTTGACTTCATGTGGaagtttagtgctaattagcgtTAGACACAAAGTGGGCTGATGGAAATTTATCAGACTATTGGACAAATGATCATTTTGACCTGGTGATGACATTATGAGTTAGTCTAAACCAAAGTGATTACAACTTATCCTGAGGGTGACAttaatgtctgcaccaaataTCATAACATTCAAAAGGCTAGTTGtgtcactcaaaaccacaaatgtgaacctccACACCAACAGACTGATACTGTCATCCCTACAGAACCTAACTAACAtggcaaaaaacaaagacatgtcATGGAATCCAGagctaaaaacattagaaaaatgacaaaattagtTCCCAAACTTAAGAGTCAACCATCTGAGAGAAGTTCAAGGATATGTGAAATGATCCTGTGATGTGACCTGCTGGCAGACTGTTGCAGATTGTTGGATTTGTTTCCAATTCATTTACCCTGAATATGAAAACTTTCAGAGGACAAGCATGAGTTTTTGACTTAATGAACCAAACGTTTGATGGGTGCAGGTGAGAGAATTACACTGGGGGAAACCCTCGCCCATCCATTCATCACAATGAGCCACCTCATTGACTGTACCAGTACAGCTGccagtaagtgtgtgtgtgagtgtgagtctAATTAGGTCATTATTACTTTGCATAGATCTGCAGATAAGAGAAGGTGCTTTGAGTGCTGTGAATGATGAGTTGATGATctgctgattggttgattgattggCATTCCTGCTTGCTGGCAGTGGGTGTCTCTGCCAGTGTGGGTCAGTCTGTTGGCAGTGCTGTGGATGTCAACACcatcaacagcaacagtgaGACTGACTGGACACATCACCACACAATCTCTAACCTGAGTAGACGAGGCTTCAGCAAGAAAATCCACAACCCTTCAGTTCCAGTATTGTATAATGT comes from Thunnus maccoyii chromosome 8, fThuMac1.1, whole genome shotgun sequence and encodes:
- the LOC121902268 gene encoding transmembrane protein 271-like, with translation MKLSGKGLCTVFSSTLLFVCALSEVVVGLRCVSLGSTVKAHFHLGAAAGAFYSGLFVGIGQVLLGTALLCCMEKPGCRNFFLLGVVVFLLGVLTAFSGAVVDGDTASLVERKYSHYCFHSVVVNPACEQLRDYQRSLVISTVLSTLECLLGLINLVIIKRYKTAQFSRSRQSQRQSTGAIIFREERDCSLADFQPVSYINLGVFNMFDETGAEVQCGGHPSIELPGYSPTDPELNHCFPFSYPLPSELPPAYEDIFPAEACNT